Proteins from a genomic interval of Paenibacillus sp. FSL H8-0048:
- the rnz gene encoding ribonuclease Z, which produces MEIYFLGTNAGVPTLQRNVTSVALRLLEERRTFWMFDCGEGTQHQVLRSPLRLGKLEKLFITHLHGDHLFGLPGLISSRGYQGGTSPLTVYGPPGLKAYLDISLSVSQSRIPYKLEIVEHSGGLIFEDETFKVEAGLLEHRIDSYGYRVTEKDSPGNLNTELLKSYGLKPGPLYGRLKKGEDITTDEGVLIRAAEVIHAPKRGRIVVILGDTRPCAGSLPLAQDADLIIHEATFAHELADMAYQYHHSTARQAAELARKAGGAELLLTHFSSRYTSQEELAPLLKEAQEIFPNTLLAEEFCTFPVYRRTPGNDAGD; this is translated from the coding sequence ATGGAAATCTATTTTCTCGGAACGAATGCCGGGGTGCCGACGCTGCAGCGCAATGTGACGTCGGTTGCACTCCGGCTGCTTGAAGAACGGCGTACCTTCTGGATGTTCGACTGCGGGGAAGGGACGCAGCATCAGGTTCTGCGCTCGCCGCTGCGGCTGGGTAAGCTGGAGAAGCTGTTTATCACCCATCTGCACGGTGATCATCTGTTTGGACTGCCCGGACTCATTTCCAGCAGGGGCTACCAGGGCGGAACTTCACCGCTTACGGTGTACGGACCTCCCGGGCTCAAGGCCTATCTGGACATATCGCTGTCCGTCAGCCAGTCCCGCATTCCATATAAGCTGGAGATTGTGGAGCACAGCGGCGGGCTGATTTTTGAGGACGAGACCTTTAAGGTGGAAGCAGGGCTGCTGGAGCACCGGATTGACAGCTATGGCTACCGGGTTACGGAGAAGGACAGCCCGGGTAACCTGAATACGGAGCTGCTGAAGAGCTATGGACTGAAGCCGGGACCGCTGTATGGCCGGTTAAAAAAAGGCGAGGATATCACTACCGATGAAGGTGTGCTGATCCGGGCGGCTGAGGTGATTCATGCGCCTAAGCGCGGACGTATCGTAGTTATTCTGGGAGATACCCGGCCTTGTGCGGGTTCACTGCCGCTGGCACAGGATGCCGATTTGATTATTCATGAGGCCACATTTGCCCATGAACTGGCGGATATGGCTTATCAATATCATCACAGCACAGCACGGCAAGCTGCGGAGCTGGCGCGGAAGGCAGGCGGGGCTGAGCTGCTGCTGACCCACTTCAGCTCGCGGTATACTTCACAGGAGGAGCTCGCTCCGCTGCTGAAGGAAGCGCAGGAGATCTTCCCGAATACACTGCTTGCAGAGGAATTCTGCACCTTTCCGGTCTACCGGAGAACCCCGGGAAATGACGCTGGGGACTGA